The Hornefia porci genome contains the following window.
AATTTTGCAATTTCATCCTCGCTCGCGTTCATCACCTGTGCTCTTGTGATCCTGCGTCCCTCTTCATGGTGCTTTTCGCAGTAAACGTCATCTTCATCGAAAATGACCTTTCCGCAGATAGGGCACGCATGCGGCTTTCCGCGTCCGCCTTCGCAGTTACGCATATCCCTGAGAAATTGTTTCAGTTCTTTCTTACAGTGCTTTCTCAGCTCTTCCCTGCTTCCTCGGTAGCACTTTCCATCAACCATGAGAGCAATATCACCATCCCGCATGATTCCGTTTTCAGTGGTCATGTACCACACACGATCTTTCTTCGGGATTTCCGGCAGTTTTTCGTACACATTCATCGCTACACCCTCGACCTTTCCCTGCGTGTCTTTGTCCATGCAACTCTCTTAACTCGTGTCTTCTCTGCTTTGATTTTTTCAGATTCAGCGTTCCGGCTATCCTTCCACTCTGCGTATATTCCACATTCTGCGTGGCACTCTGCTGTTCTGTTTGTGCATGTCGTGCACGGTGACTTTTTCATGCTACACCTCCGTTATCGTTAAGTTCGGGAACCGATATTCGAACATCTTCTTTTTCTGCTTGTAAACATCTGTTCGCATTCCTTTGACATCGATTACAAATGTTTCTCCTGTCTTGCTCGTGTACATGAAATCTGCAACATATTCAATCTTCCGGTAGTGTTTCCCGTTCTTATCGAACGCCGGCTGTAACTCAAATCTCGGCTGGAGTATGATCTGTGTTATTTCTCCAGCCTCTTCAAGCGCTTTAAGTTTCAGGTAGTATCCCGCCTCTTTCTTGCTGTCGAATATGATCCCGTCAACTTCCGCTTTGCGGTTACCATACTTCGCCCGTGGCTGCATCATCCTTTCTGCCGCGGTCCTATTCTGCTCCTCCAGCTTCTTTTTCGCCTGCGCCTGATACTTCAGCGGCAAATCCTCAACATTCACATGGGCCTCCTTCCGTCTGACCTTCGCATGCTAAATCCATAACCTCCTGTTCTTCAATTTCGGTTATTTTATAATATTCTCGCGGAGTGACTACTTTTCCGCGCGGCCATACTTTATAATTCCTCGGCTCTCCCAGCGCCACCTCAACATACTCAAGATGTTCCAGGCCTGTGACCGGATGCTCGTATCGTCTGACTCTGTCTTTAGGAATATAATATCCGCTGATTGGCTCCGGCTCGTCCGTCATTTCCTTCAGCGTCGTTTCATCCCTTTTGGTTACCGGCATGATTAAATTGCGGCTGCGGGAATATCTCTGTTTGTGTTGGCTGTCCGATTCCCGGAAAGTCTTTTCCGTTTCCTTGATCAGATACTCCGCAAGGTCATGGAAGTCTCCCTCTTCACGCAGTGCTGTAAAGTGTACCCCGCCTTTTCCCCACAGCCTGGTGACCATTTCCACGTCCTGCGAGTTCATCACGATGTGGTGATGGATCCGCTTATTTTTGTATTCCGTAACAACCACATACTTCAGTTCTTTTCCCTGCCGCTTGAACTCTTTCCGCAGCTTCGCGATCATCTTCTTGCGATCCGCGGCCGCCTGATCTTTCTCCGGCTCTTTCCCTGCGTATGTCAGAGTGACGTGGCTTCCGGTCGAGTCGAAATTATTTGCCAGCAGCATCCACAGTCTCCAGATTGCAATGCGCATGTTATTCTTTTTCACTGCCTCGCTCGTGATCCCGGTGCGTGCTCTTCTTTTCTGTCTGTGATTTCCGGAAGGAACAACCACGCGCCGGTGGATGATCCGGCCGGCAACCGTCGTCTCTCTCATTACTCTCATTTTTCTATCGTTAATACTCTAATCAAGTCCCAACCGCTTGCCATTGGCAAGCGGCATGATTTCATATTCGGATCCGGTCTACTGATCTAGATATTTATCTATCGGGCAGTTCTCACAAGCCTTAAATGCGCAGTATCTATTGCAAAATTCGTTCGCCGCCATTTCCTTAAATGCAACGTCATCCATATCGCTGCATTTTTTTACTGTCGTCGTTTTTCCCGCTTTGAATTCAATCCGATATCCCGGCGCCCCTGTTTTTTTGTCATCGGTTATCACGGCGACTTTCTCAGCCCCGTGGAAGACTTCAATGCGGTCTACTTCTTTTCCACCAATAATCATTTTTCTGCTTTCTTCCTCCGGAGGTTCCGGCAGCGGCATCCATGCGTGGATCGTCAGATTATCAGTATCGGCTGAGGCATCGCCGACATACCACGTACCATTTTCATAGCAGCAATCACTTGCCTCTACACCGTGATCATAAATGATATTTCCACGGCGTCCAGATACGCATACAATTACATCTTCACAATTCTCCGGCGGATTGCTTGCCGGTATCCACTGGCCGAAGGCAGGAACTGCCGGCTGTGCTTCTACATTAATTACTCTCATCGTCTCTCCTTTCTCCTTTCCATCTCTTTCCACTCTTCTTTCCATTCCTTTTCATAGCATTTTTCGCACACTCCGTATCCAAAGCCTCCCTGTGTTTGTATCTGCCGCGATGTGTAAGTGTATCCGAAAGATAATTGTTTTCCGCACCGTGCGCATGATACAATTTCATCCATATCCTTCGAAAATGTGCTTGCTCCTTCTGGGAGATCATAATCCTCATACTCGCCTTTACTGAAATTCCATTTTTTCGCTAGCATCTCCATCATCCTTCCCCGTACAGCTCATGCATGCCGTCCAGCATTGCCTTTTCTTCCGGCTCCATCTCGTAGCCGTACTTTGTCAGCAGATTGTAGATTTCCTTGATTTCCTCGGCCAATTTCGTATTGATTTCCCCGTTGTACTGTATGATCATTCTGTACATGCCGGAATACAGACTCATGTCATAGTCTGCTGCCGCAAGAATAACCACCCAAGGCTCCATATTCAGTGTTGCTTCTTTCTGCTCATCCGTAACTTTCCATCGGTCGATTTCCTCTACATATGCGGCCGTTTCGGCGGCTGTAATTGACGTTCCTTGTCCGTACCGGAGCAGAATTTCAATCGCCCGTGTCATGATCTCCTGCTTTTGTTCCTCCGTCAGTTTGCTTCCCTGCAACTCGTTAAGGATAAAGTCGTGTCTGCGTCTATCGTAAGCCTTCTGGATTTCAACGAACGCTTTCCTGCGCTTGTCCAGCTCCTTTCTCCGTTTCTCCTCTTCCGTCATTTCATGCTTTTGCGGCTTTTTCTTTTTCATGATGAAAATTCGGCCGTAGTCCCGCAGATAGATATATTTAGTTTCCGTATCCAGCTCTTCAAGTTTATCTTTCAACATCCGGATTAGCTCCGGATTATTTAACTCATCACTCCAAACTCTGTCTAAACCAGCAGACCACGATTTTACATCCTTTCCTGCCGGCTTTAGCCCTGCTTGCTGCATAATTGCAGCGCACCTTTCGAAAGCTTCATCGACTTTTTCCTGTGCTGCGGCATTCCTTGCCCGCCGTCTCAGGTCCTCGCCGCTGATCGCTGCACCTAAAACGCTGTTCCTTGTTTCCAGGCTTTTGATTTTTTCCAGCTCATACAGATCAGTCAATGAGAGTTGCAGATCGGGATCCTCTTCACGCTTCCGGAGCATTTCACTGTCTAGCTCCGCGATTTTCAGCCGGTGCCGGATCGTCGATTCAGAGAATCCAGTTTTCTCAGTAAGCGATTCGATTGTATTGCCCAACTCTATCATCATCTGGAAGGACTCAGCCTGCTCGAGAACGGTCAAGTCGTTCCGCTGCATGTTCTCCTCCAGCATGATTGCCAGCTGTTCTTCCCGCGTCAGTCCCTCGGCAATCACGCACGGAACTTTACAGATTCCGGCGGCTTTTGCAGCTTCAAGTCTGCGGTGACCAATCAGCACCACGAACTCGTTCATGTCGTCATCCGCCGGCACCACCGTTAAATTCTGCATGATGCCGTTTTTCCGGATGCTCTTTTCAAGTTCCCCGATGTCTCCAAGGTCTTTTCTCGGGTTGTCCGGATTAGGAATCAGCTGATTCGTCCAGAGCATGTGTACTGTGCCTATTGTGTCCATACTAACCTCCTACTATCTCTATCAGCAATCCGGCCGTACAATCGTGCAGCCGGATACCTGTCATTTTTTTATAATCGTTGCTTTGGCTGACATCAGCTTCTTTCTTGTAACATCAATTCCTTCGGCTTTCCGGGTGATTGTAATTGTGCTTCCCTCGGCATGCACAACTATCTGATCCACATGGCCAAAACATATGATTTCCGATACATCCGCAATGCTTCTTGTGACATCCTCTGCGATTGGCTTCATTCCGGTTTCTTCTTTCGGCGACATACACAGCGAGATTACCCGGGCCCTCGTTTTCTTGAGGAGCCGATACTCAAGGCCATCTTCACAATCGCATTCCATCGTAACGGTCTCGTCCACATCATCTTTATTTTCTGTCTGCACATATTTCCCTGTGCCACAAAACTTACAAAATCCCTGTTCCATCATCGCTCCTCTTTCTTCCCATGATTTCTCTGAGGTTAGCTATCATCGTCTCATTATCGATTTTCTTTTCGTTATAAATATGCCAGCGGCAGGTTATGGTTGTCCTTGGATCCGCATCGTAATACCGGCACCGGTAACAGTGGCTTACGCATACCGGCCGTCCGTAATGTTCCGGACACTGCCTTGTCTCCGTCGCTACGATCCCGCAGATCGGGCAGCTCATCGATTCAGCCTCCGGAGGATATCGCTCATGATCGCCATCTTACTATCGGCAGTGACGTCAACGACCTTCGCAAATTTGTTCCGGAAGGTTATCGTCACTTTTTCGCCGGCGACCTCCATGTCTCCGACCATGACCGGAGTGTATTCCATTTTCTCGATGTCCATAATATCTTCATCCCGGAAAATATCTGAAAGCCTTTCGACGAATCTCTGTTTCTCCATGTATGTTTTGATATTCTCCTCGGTAAGCTTCACACTCATCTGATGCACCTCGCTTTCTTTCTCTGCATCGCGATCACTTCCTCTTTGGACAGATGCTTCTTGCCGGCCAAGTGCTTACCGATCCGGTCGCACATGGCTTCATACATCAGCCGCTCGGATTCAATTTCATGTAATTTCTTTTCCTTCCTCGCAACCTGCATCTGCGTTTTCCCTCCCTAAAAAATGGCGTCAATCATAATCCCCAGATACACCAGCACCGCAAAGCTCCATGCGCAGATCGCGACTTCTGCCGCGACCAGCAGGATCGCCTGCCAGTTTGTCATGCTCCAGCGGTATCTCCGCCCGTGGAACCGGAAAATTTTCTTCGTCATTTGCTGCCTCCTTCCTGTCAGTACCTTCCGATCCTGAATCTTTCCAGATCTTTACGACTGTACTTAATCCGTTTTCCGACTTTATACGGCTTCAGTTTGTCGCCTATCCGATTTCTTGTGAATGTTGCCTGTGATATGCCCAGCACGTCGCAGACTTCTTTTCTTGTTATGAATTCCTTCTCCATTCTAACCTCCCTCTTCAGAGCGCTCGGCTCTCGTCGTGTCTCTTAGTCGGCTGCATTTTCTACTCCCGTGTTTCTTTTTTGAAACTTTGACGGCCAAAAAAAATCATCTGCCGAAATTCCGTATTCAGTGCAGATCGTAACCACTTCTCCGACAGTCAAGTCTCCTCCAGTGCCGTTGATGTTTTGGTTGAATGCCGAAGCGCTTTTGCCCAGAAGTCCTGCAACTTCCGCTTGCGAGACGTTGTTTTTTCTCATCCATGCGACAAACTCATTATACGGCTCTCTTCTTCTTTCAACATGTTTTTTTAACATGTAATTCAGTCCTCCTTTCGAGTTTCTAATTTGAAACTTTCTTTCTTCAATATTAACGCTTGCGTGTTTCTATGTCAACAACTTTTTTTATTTTTACTAAATTATATTGCACATTCGAAACTAATGTATTATAATTTCATTACATTAATATCGATTTGAGGTTTTATATGAGTATCGGAAAAATTATTATTAAATTTCGCAAGCAATTCAACTTGACGCAAGCTGAACTTTGCGAGAATATCAACAAACAATTTCATACTGAATTAAATAAGTCCATGATTTCCAAGTGGGAAAACGGCAAAAGTAACCCTAGCTTGGATTATGCAAAAATACTCGCTTTATATTTCAATGTCAGTCTTGATGATATTCTGGGGTTAAAAATATCGGCAGAATCTTTGTCTCTTGATGAGGCTAATTTAATCATTCGATATCGTTCCCTTAACTCTGAGGGGAAAGAAAAACTTCAGGATCAAGCCGAGCTTCTCTCTTCTTCGCCATTATATAAAAACAATCGTTCGACTTGTGTGGTGGAAGAAGCGGAATAAAAAATGATTTGTGGTTATTGATGATTTATTGAGAGGAGAAAAAAATGTCAAAAGAAAAGAAACTTGCAAAAAAACAAGCAAAGCTTGATGCGAAAAAAGCAAAGCTTGACGCAAAGCGTGCTAAGAAAGAGGCTAGATACGCATCTTTAAAATCACCCTCTTCAGCTGCTGCCGATACAGCTCCTGTGTCAGCCTTCGATACGCCGCAGCGCCCGGTTAAGCCGAGGAAGCCTTTTTACAGGCGCTGGTGGTTTTATGTTGCAATTGTTATTTTAATTGTCCTTATAATCAGTGGAATATCGTCACTTTTTGCCCCATCAATTAAAGATGACTTCAATTTGAATGGCACTGGCACTCTTCACGGCTTGGCTTATAAGTATCCGAGTTCCTGGACGCCATCTTCCAAAAACGACAAAGATTCTGCGACTTATACGCTAAAGAAAGACGGTAAGGCGCTGGGGAGCTTTACTCTTGCCTACTCTGGCAGTGGAGATCTTGCCAACAAGCCTATCTCTATCGCCGAGTTTAAAACGGAGAAGGATCAATCCATTGATGAATACGAAAAATTAAGTGTCTCCGGTGCAGAAAAAGTTTTGTACTGCAAAACAAGTTTTACAAAAGGCGATGATCCTTGGGTCTCCCGATCTGTACTTGTTTATAAAGACAACGTGACTTTCGCAATTGACATCCGCGCAAAAGAGTCTGCCATGGACGACGACACTGCAAAAAAACTTATTAACGGCGTCGATTTTAAAAACTTCAAGAGCGGTGTTACAATTCGCAAGCTTTCTGCGTCCTATTTCGGACCAACCAAGGCGGGCACCGCTATTTCCGACAAGTCTAAAATTGTTGTATACGCTAAATTTTCGAACGGGGCCGACGGAAACCTTTCCGACTGGCATGTCACCAATCCACAGAAACTTGCTACCGACAAAACAAGCGTCATTAAAATTAAATGCCAGGATAAGACCGCCAAGCTCAAGATCGTCTGCTCCACCATGTCCAAGTCTAATTACATGGCGCACTGCAAAACGTACAGCTACAGCGATTTAACTCATAAGTCCACCGGTAAACTCCAGGGCGCCCTTGTTAAAGCCACCGGAAAAGTCACACAAGTTATTGGCTCCGGCGAATATCTTATCGACGTTGGCGGGGATTGGGATTTCGGAAAGTATGTTCACATCGTTTCCTCCGGCAACGAAGGAAAGGTTGTTGAAGATGATACCATCACCGTTTACGGTAAAGTCGCCGGCGACTTCCAGTATGAGACGGTACTCGGGGCTAATAAAACGATCCCGGAAATAAATGCTAAATATATTAACAGATAGTCTTCTTTAGATAAATAAAGAAGCCCTCCCACAATTGAGAGAACCTCTTCATTTCGATGGCTGCTAGGCCCCGCCTCATCTACTAACCTCCCAGGTGGAACCTAAGGCTTCGAATCGGTAGGGCCTTTCTTTGCTTAAAGAATAACGCACGCAATTGTCAATGTCAATCTTTTTATTGATGTTTGACAATATGAAAAAAACGCGGTAAACTAAGTTCATATTACAAAAACAAGTACGTTTTATGTAGGGAGGCGCCCGCGCTGACCTACTTTTTTTATTATACAGGCTGGCAGAATTATGAAGATCGATAAATACAAAGCAAGAGGAGAAATCCGTTACCGGTTCCGCGCATACGTCGGACTGGATACCTCCGGAAAGCCGATCCGGATCCAGCAGTCCGGATTCGAGACAAAGAAGGAGGCGCAGCTTGCATATGCAGAAGCGGTCACAAGCATTGCCCCCACAAGAAATAAAAACATCACCGTGCAACAGTTATACAATATCTGGATTGAGTCATATAAGATCGGTGTGAAGGAGAGCACGCTTCAACATACAGAACAGATCTTCCGCGACCATATTCTTCCGGAGTTCGCGCAGCTCAAAGTCATCGAACTGACGCCTATCCAATTGCAGCGCTTTGCTAATCGGACGGTTTCTGAAAGGGTAAATGGGAAACGAACGTTTACCTATCTGAAGAAGCTGCTCGCTTTCGCCTGGAAGCAGGGTGTAATCGACCAAAACCCTGCCGATCGGGTAGATATTCCTAAAGCCTCAAAAGGACCACACAAACCGGAAAATCTTAACGTCTACACAAAGGATGAGCTGCATACATTTTTATCGCTGGCACAGGAGCGCTTGTCTCCAATGTGGTATGCGTTTTTCCGTCTTCTGTCATATACCGGTATGCGCCGCGGTGAGGCACTGGCGCTGAAATGGTCAGACCTTGACGAAGGCGCATGTACAATATCTATCACAAAGACGGTCACACGCGGCTCTAATGGTATCTATGTTTCAGACACGCCGAAGACAGACCGCTCAACTCGCACGATTTTACTCGATCCGGAAACATTGGATATCCTCACTGCTCTGCCTCACAACTGTGATCTGATCTTCCATAATACAAAGATGGAACTGATTACATTGTCTCAGCCCATCCGGCAGGCACACAAAGTCGTGGACGGTACCGATCTGAAATACATCTCGCCTCATGGATTCCGGCACACGCATTGCAGTCTGCTCTTCTCTGCCGGTGTTTCCATCCCGGAAGTGCAGGACCGGTTAGGGCATTCCGATGTAAAGACCACCATTGATATTTATAATCATGTTTATGAAGCAGATAAGACGAAAGCACTGAATCGGTTTATCGACTTCATGGACGCATAAAAAGTATGGTAAAAGTGTGGCAGGTTTGCCAAAAATGTGGCAGTTTTTTGAGCATATTCGTAAACATTTGAAAACATTTTATGCATGACAAAAGCCTTGAAATCTCAACCTAATCGGCTGTTTTCAAGGCTTTTCATCATTACATATGGTGGAGATAAGGGGGATCGAACCCCTGACCTCCTGATTGCGAACCAGGCGCTCTCCCAGCTGAGCTATATCCCCATGAGGTCTTTCATGCGAACCACCAATGAACAGTATAGCGGAACTCAAACCAAAAATCAAGACATATTTTTTCATTTCCGCATTTTTCTAACAGGCGTATGCACATCATCTTCCCGGCACTCTGCCTGACCGGGCGGCCGTGCCCTCCTGCTCATCGGAGGGCACGGCTGACGGTCGTTTCGCGCAGCCCGCATCTTCACGGCCGATGAAGTTAACGGTCGGATCGCGGCCGGCGTAACGGTCACAGCGTCCCGTCATATTTCATCTGCAGTTTTTCAGAATCTCGCAGAGAAGCTTCCAGGTGCGCTCCACCGATGAGATCGAAAGCTTTTCATCTGTGGTATGCACGCCGGACATGTCCGGTCCGAAGGAAACCGCATCGAAATCATCTCCCATTTTTCCGGCAAAGAGTCCGCATTCCAGCCCTGCATGTATCGCATCGATTTCCGGAGCCTTCCCATACAGTTTTGTGTACGCCTCGATACAGGTATCCCGAAGCACCGAATCCTCCCTGTATTCCCAGCCGGGATACGCGCCCGAATACTGCACCGATCCTCCCAGCAGTGCGGAAAGACTTTCCAGCTTATCGCACAGATAATCCTTCCTCGTCGCCACGGAGCTGCGCACCGCATACGCCGCAACCATTTCCGTTTCATCCATACTCAGTGCGCCCAGATTCAGACTCGTTTCCACAAGACCTTCAATCTCTTTACTCATATTCTGAATCCCGTTCGGCGTCTGCATCAGATATGCGATGACGCGGCGTGTGCTGTCTCTGTCCAGCGTCTCTGCGGAAACTTCGGACATCTCTGCGGTGAATGTTACGCGGACCTCCGGATCCGAAGAGCGAAGCTCATGGGCAAAGGTTTTGTTCATCTCATCACAAAGCTCTCTCAGGGCGTCAATGTCTGCGGATTCCGTCAGAATCTCCGCTTCAGAGAGCTTGCAGATCGCATTGTCCTTTGTGCCTCCCGCAAGCCTCACCAGCGAGAAATCCACCCGCTCCGACAGCGTGTACAGCAGCCGTCCCATCAGAAGATTGGCGTTTCCGTGCTCCTTGTCAATCTCAATTCCCGAATGACCGCCCAGGAGTCCGTCGATCCGGAGACGGCCGAGAACGCCCTTTCCGGTCTGACGTCTCACCGGAAGATGAACGGATGCGGTCACGCCGCCCGCGCAGCTGACCGTAATGATTCCCTCCTCTTCTGAGTCAATGTTAATCATCTTGCGGGCGCTGATCCGGGAAACATCGATGGCTTCCGCGCCCAGCATGCCGACTTCTTCGTCCACGGTAAAAACCGCATCTATTCCGGGATGCTGCAGCTCATCGGAGTCCATTGCGGCAAGCGCCATGGCGACGGCAATTCCGTCATCTCCGCCGAGGGTTGTATTCTCTGCATAGAGCCAGTCCCCGTCCACGGCCAGCGTCAGGCCGTCCTTTTCCATGTCAATTGTACTGTCGGGCGTTTTTTCGCAGACCATATCCATGTGCCCCTGGATCATCACCCGGGGAGCATCCTCATAACCCGGTGAAGCGGGTTTGAAAATCACGACATTATTGGCCTCATCCTGACAGTACTCCAATCCGCGATCCTTCGCGAATTTTACGAGATAATCGCTGATCTGCCCGGTATTTCCGGAGCCGTGCGGGATCGCCGCAATCTCCCTGAAGAAATCAAATACCGCCTCAGGCTGCAGGTTTTTAAGCTCATTCATTGTTATCTCTCCTTTTTTGGCAGGGTGTACAAAGTCTCACCCTTTTCATCCTTTATCCTGCGGATATAATCATGTCTCAGCATGTATTCGATCAGCTGTTTCTGAAAATCCGCCCCCCGTGCGATTACCGCCGTTTTCTTGGAATGGAATTCCCGGGCGCGGACATCCTCAATGATATAACCGATTCCGTCCTCAGTGACGGTTTCATGCTGCTTCAGATATTTTCTGACGCGCAGCGCGCCGTTGTTCAGGAGCATCTCTGCAAGACGTTCCTCTTCATTCATTTTCTTGCAAAGTCCGATGGCGTAGAGCACTGCGGTTGCCAGGGCAAACAAAATCACGCCGATTACGATGATCACTGTCTGATTCATTCCTTTTTCCCCGTCTCTACATATTCCACATATTTCACATTCTCCAGCGTATAGAAATAAGTACAGAGTCTCTCGTACAGGGGCTCCGCCTTCTCGCCGAATTCTTCCCGGATCCGCTGTCCGATCTCGTAGATCGTCCGCGTTCCGTCAATCTGACGCCACACAAAACTGCCGAACTCATCCAGATCGATGTTGCTGACAGCCGGCGTCCCGAACAGCTTTTGCGCGATACGGTTGTATGCGCCGGTATTCTGCTGTTCCACCGTCACAAAGCCGTTATTTTCTACCCAGTTAAGACCCCCGCGGATTGCGGGGATCTTGTCCAGGTAGTTCGTTAAGTCGGCATTCTGTTTTTTTCTAAGCCGCTTCGTCATACGCCGTATATACCTTCTTGTTCCAGATGGACCATCTCAGCAGAGTCAGAACCAGCAGTGCGAAGCAAATCAGCGCGCCGATGTTGCCGAGACTGATTCCCTTTGCGGAAATGTCGATAACCGTTCCGACAGTGCCTCCCTGAACCGGAATGATCGCGAAGAGCGCCAGCAGGATTCCGACGATTCCTTCACCGGCAATCATACCGGAGGAATACAGAACGCCGCTTGTGATGACGTTGTTTCTGTCCTGCTCGTTCTTGAACGACCGTTTCTCAAACCACAGCTTGACCAGACCGCCGACCATCAGCGGAGTGGACAGATGAATCGGGAGATACAGTCCGATCGCTACCGGCAGAACCGGAATTCCCAGAATTTCAATGATGACAGCAAAGAACACGCCGACGAAGACCAGGGTCCACGGCAGGTTCGCGTTCATAACGCCCTCGATAACCATCTTCATCAGTGACGCCTGCGGCGCGGGCAGTTCTTTGCTTCCGTATCCCCAGGCCGCGTTCAGCAGATAGAGCACTCCCGCGATAGCGAGACCGGAAGAGATCGTGCCGATAATTTCACCGATCTGCTGTCTGTAAGGCGTAGCGCCTACGATATATCCTGTCTTCAGGTCCTGAGACATGTCGCCCGCCATAGCCGCGATGATGCAGATGACTGTACCGATCATGATGGCGGTTACCATTCCGCTGGGGCCGGTGGTTCCGGTCGCCTTCAGCAGGATCGTCGCGATCAGCAGTGTAGCGATCGCCATTCCGGATACCGGGTTGTTGGAGCTCCCGACAAGTCCTACCATTCTGGAGGATACCGTCGCGAAGAAGAATCCGAAAATTACAATGATAATTGCGCTTCCGAAGCT
Protein-coding sequences here:
- a CDS encoding DUF1064 domain-containing protein, with the protein product MNVEDLPLKYQAQAKKKLEEQNRTAAERMMQPRAKYGNRKAEVDGIIFDSKKEAGYYLKLKALEEAGEITQIILQPRFELQPAFDKNGKHYRKIEYVADFMYTSKTGETFVIDVKGMRTDVYKQKKKMFEYRFPNLTITEV
- a CDS encoding rolling circle replication-associated protein, producing MRVMRETTVAGRIIHRRVVVPSGNHRQKRRARTGITSEAVKKNNMRIAIWRLWMLLANNFDSTGSHVTLTYAGKEPEKDQAAADRKKMIAKLRKEFKRQGKELKYVVVTEYKNKRIHHHIVMNSQDVEMVTRLWGKGGVHFTALREEGDFHDLAEYLIKETEKTFRESDSQHKQRYSRSRNLIMPVTKRDETTLKEMTDEPEPISGYYIPKDRVRRYEHPVTGLEHLEYVEVALGEPRNYKVWPRGKVVTPREYYKITEIEEQEVMDLACEGQTEGGPCEC
- a CDS encoding DUF551 domain-containing protein translates to MRVINVEAQPAVPAFGQWIPASNPPENCEDVIVCVSGRRGNIIYDHGVEASDCCYENGTWYVGDASADTDNLTIHAWMPLPEPPEEESRKMIIGGKEVDRIEVFHGAEKVAVITDDKKTGAPGYRIEFKAGKTTTVKKCSDMDDVAFKEMAANEFCNRYCAFKACENCPIDKYLDQ
- a CDS encoding ParB/RepB/Spo0J family partition protein, encoding MDTIGTVHMLWTNQLIPNPDNPRKDLGDIGELEKSIRKNGIMQNLTVVPADDDMNEFVVLIGHRRLEAAKAAGICKVPCVIAEGLTREEQLAIMLEENMQRNDLTVLEQAESFQMMIELGNTIESLTEKTGFSESTIRHRLKIAELDSEMLRKREEDPDLQLSLTDLYELEKIKSLETRNSVLGAAISGEDLRRRARNAAAQEKVDEAFERCAAIMQQAGLKPAGKDVKSWSAGLDRVWSDELNNPELIRMLKDKLEELDTETKYIYLRDYGRIFIMKKKKPQKHEMTEEEKRRKELDKRRKAFVEIQKAYDRRRHDFILNELQGSKLTEEQKQEIMTRAIEILLRYGQGTSITAAETAAYVEEIDRWKVTDEQKEATLNMEPWVVILAAADYDMSLYSGMYRMIIQYNGEINTKLAEEIKEIYNLLTKYGYEMEPEEKAMLDGMHELYGEG
- a CDS encoding helix-turn-helix domain-containing protein, whose protein sequence is MEKEFITRKEVCDVLGISQATFTRNRIGDKLKPYKVGKRIKYSRKDLERFRIGRY
- a CDS encoding helix-turn-helix domain-containing protein, coding for MLKKHVERRREPYNEFVAWMRKNNVSQAEVAGLLGKSASAFNQNINGTGGDLTVGEVVTICTEYGISADDFFWPSKFQKRNTGVENAAD
- a CDS encoding helix-turn-helix transcriptional regulator — its product is MSIGKIIIKFRKQFNLTQAELCENINKQFHTELNKSMISKWENGKSNPSLDYAKILALYFNVSLDDILGLKISAESLSLDEANLIIRYRSLNSEGKEKLQDQAELLSSSPLYKNNRSTCVVEEAE
- a CDS encoding site-specific integrase translates to MKIDKYKARGEIRYRFRAYVGLDTSGKPIRIQQSGFETKKEAQLAYAEAVTSIAPTRNKNITVQQLYNIWIESYKIGVKESTLQHTEQIFRDHILPEFAQLKVIELTPIQLQRFANRTVSERVNGKRTFTYLKKLLAFAWKQGVIDQNPADRVDIPKASKGPHKPENLNVYTKDELHTFLSLAQERLSPMWYAFFRLLSYTGMRRGEALALKWSDLDEGACTISITKTVTRGSNGIYVSDTPKTDRSTRTILLDPETLDILTALPHNCDLIFHNTKMELITLSQPIRQAHKVVDGTDLKYISPHGFRHTHCSLLFSAGVSIPEVQDRLGHSDVKTTIDIYNHVYEADKTKALNRFIDFMDA
- a CDS encoding aminoacyl-histidine dipeptidase, whose product is MNELKNLQPEAVFDFFREIAAIPHGSGNTGQISDYLVKFAKDRGLEYCQDEANNVVIFKPASPGYEDAPRVMIQGHMDMVCEKTPDSTIDMEKDGLTLAVDGDWLYAENTTLGGDDGIAVAMALAAMDSDELQHPGIDAVFTVDEEVGMLGAEAIDVSRISARKMINIDSEEEGIITVSCAGGVTASVHLPVRRQTGKGVLGRLRIDGLLGGHSGIEIDKEHGNANLLMGRLLYTLSERVDFSLVRLAGGTKDNAICKLSEAEILTESADIDALRELCDEMNKTFAHELRSSDPEVRVTFTAEMSEVSAETLDRDSTRRVIAYLMQTPNGIQNMSKEIEGLVETSLNLGALSMDETEMVAAYAVRSSVATRKDYLCDKLESLSALLGGSVQYSGAYPGWEYREDSVLRDTCIEAYTKLYGKAPEIDAIHAGLECGLFAGKMGDDFDAVSFGPDMSGVHTTDEKLSISSVERTWKLLCEILKNCR
- a CDS encoding PqqD family protein, translated to MTKRLRKKQNADLTNYLDKIPAIRGGLNWVENNGFVTVEQQNTGAYNRIAQKLFGTPAVSNIDLDEFGSFVWRQIDGTRTIYEIGQRIREEFGEKAEPLYERLCTYFYTLENVKYVEYVETGKKE